The nucleotide window CGCCTTCATGTCCGGCCAACAATTTCAGTAGCGGAGGCATGACGATGGACTACTCACGACGCCAGTGGCTGCAGCGGGCCGGTGTGGTTGCCGCGTTCACGGCGCTCGGCGGCCAGGGCGCCGTGGCCGACCTGATGCGTGCGCCGCGCTTGATCCCGTGGCGCAACTGGTCCGGTGCACAGAGTTGCCTGCCGGCCGCGCGCCTGGCGCCCAAAGACCTCGACGAACTGGTGCAAGTGATAACCCGCGCCGAAGGGCGGATCCGTCCGGTGGGTTCCGGTCATTCCTTCAGCGCCTTAGTGCCCACCGATGGAACCTTGCTGTCCCTGAGTTTTTTCAACGGCCTGTTGGATCATGACGCGGCCAGCCTGCAAGCCGAGTTCGGCGGCGGCACGCCGATGTCGCGCATGGGCCCGGCGCTCAAAGCCATCGGCCAGGCATTGCCGAACATGGCCGACGTGGACTATCAGACCCTGGCCGGCGCCATCGCCACCTCGACCCACGGCACCGGCAAAGCCTTCGGCTCGTATGCCTCCCAAGTCGTCGGCCTGCAACTGGTGACGGCCAGCGGCGAGGTGCTCGATTGTGATGCCAACCGCCATCCCGAAGTGTTCAAGGCGGGGCGTGTGTCGCTCGGAGCGCTGGGGTTGGTGACCCGTGTGCGCTTGCAGAACCGCGCCGCCTATCGGTTGCGCGAGCGCCAATGGGTGGCGAAAACCGAAGAGTTGCTGGAAGACGTGGAAACCAATACCCGGGACAACCAGCACTGGGAAATGCAGGTGGTCACCCACTCCGACTATGCGTTGTCGATCACCCTGAACGAAACCACCGATCCGGCCACGCCGCCCATCAGTCCCGAGGAGGAGGGCGGCAACGAATTTGTCACCCTGATCGAGAAACTCGACAAGTACGGCAGCGACTTTCCGGCGATCCGTCGATCGTTGCTCAACACCCTGCGACTGGTGGCCGACTTCGACGACCGGGTCGGTGATTCCCATGACATCTACGCCAACGCCCGCACCGTGCGTTTCAATGAAATGGAGTATTCCGTGCCGGCCGAGCAGGGGCCGGCGTGCCTGCGGGAGATCCTCGCGCTGATCCGCGACAAGAACCTGCGGAGCTGGTTTCCCATCGAATATCGCTACGTGAAGGCCGACGACATCGCCTTGAGCATGTTCGAAGGACGGGACTGTTGTTCGATCTCCGTCCACCAGCATTACCAGATGGACCACCACAATTTCTTCGCCGCCATCGAGCCGATCTTCTGGAAATACCAGGGCCGACCGCACTGGGGGAAATTGCACTCGCTGAACGCCAGGGCACTGCAGGCACTGTACCCGCGCTGGAACGAATTCACCCAGGTGCGCCAGGCCCTGGATCCCTCTGGGAAGTTTCTGAACGGGCATCTTTCAACGATCCTGGGGGTGAGCTGATGGCTTTCAATCGTCGTGGTTTGCTGAAGGGCACGTTGGGCGCCGGGGTGTTGCTGGCCGGTGTCGGGGCCTGGCTGCGGCCGGAGGACCGGGGCGGACCATACAGTGATTATTTTCGTCAATTGAACCGCGAGCTCAAGGCCCACGGCCCCATGCGCCCGGTGATGCTGATCGACCTGGATCGCCTCGATCACAACATCGATGTAGTGAAGGCTTCGGTCCGGCGCGCGGGCAAGCAGTTGCGACTGGTGGAGAAGTCCCTGCCTTCGCCCCAGTTGCTGAAATACATCGGCGAGCGGGCCGAGACCCGGCGGTTGATGTCGTTTCACCAGCCGTTTCTCAACTACGATGCAATGCAGTTCCCCGATGCCGATATCCTGCTGGGCAAACCGCTGCCGGTGCGTTCCGCCGAGCTGTTCTATCAGCTTCACAAAGGGCCGTTCGACCCGTCGCGTCAGTTGCAGTGGCTGCTGGATACCCCGAGCGTGTCCAGCAATACCGGGCCCTGGCCCAAGGGCTGGGCACGTGCATGCGAGTCAACATCGAACTGGACGTCGGCTTGCACCGGGGCGGAGTGGCCGACGACGCGGCTCTAGACGCGATGCTCAAGCTGATTCGTGCCCATCCGGCGCAACTGGAGTTCGCCGGTTTCATGGGCTATGACCCGTTCGTGGGCATGGGCGTGCCGGAGCTGTTGGCAAGCCCTGAAACACTGCTGGCGCGGGTCATGGCGATCTACACCGCACGGGTGGATTTCGTCCGGTTGCACTACCCCGACCTGTGGCGTCCGGGCCTGACCCTCAACACCGCGGGCAGCCCCAGTTATCGTCTGCATGAACAGGAACGCCTGAGTAGCGAAGTGTCGGTGGGCACGGCCATGCTCAAGCCCAGTCATTACGATTTGCCTTCCTTGAGCGAGCATGTGCCGGCGGCCTACATTGCGACCCCGGTGCTCAAGCGTACCGGCGCGGTGAACATTCCGGCGCTGGACGACAAGTCGCGGATTTTTTCCTGGTGGGATGTGAACCAGCGCGAGACGTTCTTCCTCTACGGTGGCAACTGGATGGCCGATTTCGAATCGCCACCCGGCCTGAAGAGCAACAGTCTCTATGGCCGCAGCTCCAACCAGGAAATGGCCAACGGCTCCGAGGCGGTGGGGCTGGCGGTGGAGGACCAAGTGTTCCTGAGGCCGACCCAGGTCGAGTCGGTGCTGTTGCAGTTCGGTGATCTGCTGGCGGTGCGCGGGGGGCGGATTGTCGAGACGTGGCCGGTCTATGGTTGATCGGGGCAACACAAAGTTATGGAAAAAGGATTACCTGTGGCGAGGGGATTTATCCCCGTTGGGCTGCACAGCAGCCCCATCGCCCAGTCGACTCAATCTGCCTGACACACCGAGTTGGATGGTTTTAGGGCTGCTGTGCAGCCCAGCGGGGATAAATCCCCTCGCCACAGGTGCGGTGAAGGAGGCGCTTATAACTCAAACGGAATACTCAATTTTGCCCAGAGCATCTCGCCTTCGGGGCGGTTCTCCACGTCGAATTCCTTGGCCCAGCGAACCTCGGCGCTGGCGTACTTGAGGAAGGTCAAGTGCAGCGCCGGGCCGATGGCGAAGACCTGGCCGCGCACGCCATCGTTCACGTCCTGTCCGGCGAATTGCACAGTGTGGCCGAACTGTTTGTCATCGGTGGTCTGCTTGAGGTAGTAGCCGTTGAACCCCACCCTCAGGTTGTCGGTCAGCCGGTAGCTGGCGGAATAATCGAAGTGGAAAATCTGCCCCGAGCGGTAGTCGGTGTCCTTGTTCTTCTGGTTGAAGCTGTAGGTGGTTTTCATCGACACCTCGGTGTTTTCCGTGGGCAGCCAGGTGAAGGAAAACAGCGGCTTGTAGGTGTAGAAATTGTTGCTGGTGTTGGCCAGTCGATCGGAGCTGTATTCACCGGTGGGCACGGTGATTTCCACGGCGGCGGCCAGGGTCAGGTTCTTGCCCATGTCCCAGAGCACAATGGGGGAGATGGTGGTATCGCCCATGCCTTCGCGGGTGTCGCTCATGCCGAACAGCGCGACTTCCTGCTTGATCCAGGGCTGGGCGACATAGATTCCCAGGCGCCCGCCGGCGAATCGCAGCGGACTCAGGTAGTCGATGCGCGGAATCACCGCCGTGGATTCGATCTCCACCCCCGGCACCTTGCCGCCCAACGAGCTGATGTTGAATGTCCGGGCTTTGTAATGGTTGTAGTAGAGGTTGAACGCGACCATGTTGTCCGGAAGGCTGTCGACTTCCAGTGGCAACACGAAGAAGCCGTCGGTGCCGGGGCCGATGTTGTCGACTCCGTTCTCGGTGGCGAGGGCGGGTAGCGCGCAACCGCAGGCCAGGCCCAGGGTCATTTGCAAGGCGAACGTCGTGCGGATCGGGTTCATGTGAGGCGCTCATTATTATTGTTGGAGGTACACCGAAGGTCCGAGCCATACAAATAAGCCGTTCGCGGCCGGCAGGGCAGGGTATTGGCGGCCACACAGGGGACTTGGGCGGCCAGATTTCGCATCCCTCTTCCCATGGGGACATGCTAACGTTTATGAAACAACCGGTTACAAAAACGCCGCCTAACGTGCCCCGGAACCCGCCATGCAGATGAAAGTCATCGACCCCACCTATGAGCTGGCGCTGGTTTCGCCATTCCTGCTGCAAACCCTGGCCGAAGTCGTGGCGGACAAAGGTTTCGACGCCGCCAGCCTGTGTCGTGGCCTGGGGTTCGGCCTCGATGATCTGCAGGATCCCGCCCAGCGCATTTCCCATCGCCAGGCCGTGGTCATGATTCAACGGGCACTCAGATTGTTGCCGGACCAGGGCCTTGGGCTGTGGGTCGGCGACCGCAACGTGCTCGGCACCCTGGGTCTGCTGGGGCATGTGTTGTCGCTGTGCGAAACCCTGCGCGATGCCTTCGCCCTGGGGATCCGTTACCAGCACACCACCGGCGGCATCGCCGTGACCAGTGTCGAAGAGACTGCTGAGCGGATCATGGTCGACGCGACCTGCCGCTTGCCCTTCGCCGAGGTCCAGGTGTTTGCGGTCGAAGAGTTCTTCGCCAGTCTGATGGTATATGGGCGAGCGCTGGCGGGCCCGGATTTCAGGCCTCAGGCCGTGGAGTTCATGCACGCGGCGCCGTCCTACGCCCTGGAGTATCAACGGATCCTGGGACCGGATGTGCGCTTCGGTTGCCGATACAACCGCATGCTGATCGATGTCCGCTGGCTGGACGTGCGCCTGCCCAATCATCACCCGCTGGCCCTGCGTCAGGCATTGGCCTTGCTGGACCAGGAAGCGGCCGAGGTCCATCAGAAGATCGACCTGATCCAGGCGGTGGAGCGGGCGATTGCCCGGGACCTGACCCGGGGCAGCCACATCGAGAAAATCGCCGGCGACCTCAACATGAGCAGCCGCACCCTGCGACGGCGCCTGACCGAGCACAACCTGACGTTCGAGGCCCTGCTCGAACAGGTGCGTCGCGGCCGGACGCTGAGCTTGCTGGCCAACCCCGAGCTGTCCATCGAGCGCATCACCGAAGAGGTCGGCTACAGCGATGTGCGCAGTTTCCGCCGGGCCTTCCGACGCTGGACCGGCATGAGCCCCAGCGCGTTTCGCAGCGAGGGCGTCGACGCTCGCTAATCTAAGGTTATGTCCAAACAGTATTTCTCATGCCTTGGACGGTTTCCCTAAGATCACGTCATAACTCGTTATGACAAGTGATCCAGCCCATGTCCGACAATGTACTTGCCCTTAGCAGCGTTCCGCTGCACACCCAACTGCGTGACGTGTTGCGCGCCCGCATCCTCGACGGTGAATACCCCCAGGGCAGCCAGATGCCTTCGGAAAGCGAGCTCGGTACGCTGTTTCGCGTGAGCCGTATCACCGTGCGCCAGGCCCTCGGCGATCTGCAGAAGGAAGGGCTGATTTTCAAGATCCACGGCAAAGGCACCTTCGTCGCCAAGCCCAAGACGTTCCAGAACGTCAGCACTCTCCAGGGCCTGGCCGAATCCATGACCGGGCGCGGCTTCGAGGTGATCAACCGCTTGCGCAGTTTCAAATTCATTCCGGCGGATAAACAAGTGGCCGAGCGCCTGGGCTTGGTCGAAGGGGAGCCGGTGGCGCAGATCAAGCGGGTGCGACTGATCAATCGCGAGCCGGTGTCCCTGGAAATCACTTACCTGCCCAAGGCCCTTGGCGAACGCCTGGAAAAAGCCGACCTGGTGACCCGCGACATTTTCCTGATCCTGGAAAACGACTGTGCCTTGACCCTGGGGCACGCCGACCTTGCCATCGATGCGGTGCTGGCTGACAGCGATTTGACCCAGGCCCTGGAGGTCGAGCCGGGATCGCCGATCATGCGCATCGAGCGCCTGACCCACGACGCCGATGGCCGGCCATTGGACTTCGAACACCTCTATTACCGCGGCGATGCTTTCCAGTACCGCTTGCGGATCGACCGGCAAAAAGGGACACAAGCATGACCGACAGCGCTGTGACTGGAAGCATTTTGGAACAGGAATACGACATCGTCGTCATCGGCGGCGGCACGGCCGGACCCATGGCGGCGATCAAGGCCAAAGAGCGCAACCGCGATTTGCGCGTGCTGCTGGTGGACAAGGCCAACGTCAAACGCAGCGGCGCCATCAGCATGGGCATGGATGGCTTGAACAACGCGATCATTCCCGGCCATTCGACCCCCGAGCAGTACACCAAGGAAATCACCATCGCCAACGACGGCATCGTCAACCAGGCGGCGGTGTACGCCTATGCGACCCACAGTTTCGAAACCCTCTCGCAACTGGACCGCTGGGGCGTGAAGTTCGAGAAGGACGAAACCGGCGACTATGCGGTGAAGAAGGTCCATCACATGGGCGCCTATGTGTTGCCGATGCCGGAAGGGCACGACATCAAGAAAGTCCTCTATCGCCAGTTGAAGCGGGCGCGGGTGAGTATCACCAATCGGCTGGTCTGCACCCGCTTACTGACGGATGCCGAGGGTGCGGTGAACGGCGTCATGGGCTTCGATTGCCGCACCGCCGACTTCCATGTGATCAGGGCCAAGGCGGTCATTTTGTGCTGCGGTGCGGCGGGTCGCCTGGGCTTGCCGAGTTCCGGCTACCTGATGGGCACTTATGAGAACCCCACCAATGCCGGGGACGGCTATGCCATGGCCTACCATGCCGGTGCCGAGCTGGCGAACCTGGAATGCTTCCAGATCAACCCGTTGATCAAGGATTACAACGGCCCGGCCTGCGCCTACGTCACGGGCCCCCTGGGTGGCTACACCGCCAACAACAAGGGCGAGCGCTTCATCGAGTGCGACTACTGGAGCGGGCAGATGATGTGGGAGTTCCACCAGGAACTCGAGGGCGGCAATGGCCCGGTATTCCTCAAGCTCGATCACCTGGCCGAGGAAACCATCCAGAACATCGAGGACATCCTGCACAGCAACGAGCGGCCCAGCCGCGGCCAGTTCCACGCCAACCGCGGCACCGACTACCGCACGCAGATGGTGGAAATGCACATCTCCGAAATCGGCTTCTGCAGCGGCCATTCGGCCTCGGGCGTGTGGGTGAACGAGCGGGCCGAGACGTCGGTCAAGGGCCTGTACTCGGCCGGCGACATGGCGGCGGTGCCGCACAACTACATGCTCGGGGCGTTCACCTACGGCTGGTTTGCCGGCCACAACGCGGCGGATTTCGTGGCCGGAAGGGATTTTTCGGCGCTGGATGCCGCTCAGATCGAACGGGAAAAGGCCCGCGTCTACGCACCGCTTACGCGCGAACACGGCCTGCCGCCAGCCCAGGTGGAATACAAGCTGCGGCGCTTCGTCAACGATTACCTGCAACCGCCGAAGGTCACTAAAAAGATGCAGATCGGCCTGCAACGCTTCAGCGATATCCAGCGCGACCTGGATCAGATCAAGGCCCACAACGCTCACGAGCTGATGCGCGCCATGGAGGTCAGTGTGATCCGCGACTGTGCCGAAATGGCCGCCCGGGCCTCGCTGTTTCGTGCCGAAAGCCGTTGGGGGCTTTACCACTATCGGGTCGATCACCCGCAACGCAACGACAGTGAGTGGTTTTGCCATTGTCACCTGAAGAAGGGCGACGACGGCGTGATGACTTCCTTCAAGAAAGCGGTCGAGCCCTACATCATCGCCCTCGATGCCGACGAACTGCAGGCTTACGAGCGGCTGCGGGTCGGCGCCGACGCGGCGTGAACCGTCCAATCAGAGAGAACGCCCATGGCTTATCAACCCCAGGAAATCTTCTTCCGCTCCAATGCCCCCGTCACCGTGGACGAGGACAAGTGCATCGCCCACAAGGGTTGCACCGTATGTGTCGATGTCTGCCCCATGGACCTGCTGGCGATCAACCCGGCCACCCAGAAGGCCTACATGGCATTCGACGAATGCTGGTACTGCATGCCGTGCGAAAAGGACTGCCCGACTGGTGCCGTGAAAGTGGAGATTCCTTACTTACTGCGCTGACATCAGAACCGCTATCGCGAGCAGGCTCGCTCCCACATGGGATGTGTGGTGTACGCCGAATCTGTGAACGCTGAAGAAAACTGTGGGAGCGAGCCTGCTCGCGATGGGGCCAGCCCAGCCACTACAAAGCCATCCGGCCACCCCCGGACGCTTGATCCAAAAACACCCCTCGTTTCCTACCGTGCACAGATCACGGCGGAGACGAACCTCCTATACATGATTCGAGGGGAATCCCCATGTTGCGTGCAACGCTGGCCGGTCTGGTACTGGCTTCATTGAGCTTGTCTGCCCAGGCAGAAACCATCCGTGTCGCCATCGGCACCCAGGACACCACCATCAACTGCGCCGCCGGCGGGTTGTTGATCCGTGAGTTGGGCCTGCTGGACAAATACTTGCCCCATGACGGCGCCTATAAAGACGCCCGGTACGATATCCAGTGGAAGAACTTCACCAGCGGTGCGCCCCTGACCAACGAGATGGTCGCCGGCAAACTCGACTTCGGTGCCATGGCCGACTTCCCCGGCGCATTCAACGGCGTGGCATTCGAAACCGCCGGCAAGCACAGCCTGTTCATCAGCGTGCTGTCGGGCAGCATCCAGGGCAGCGGCAATGGCATCGTCGTGCCCAGCGCGTCCGGGGTACAGTCCCTGGCCGAACTGAAGGGCAAGACGATCTCCGTGCCATTTGCGTCCACTGCCCACGGCATGTTGCTGCGTGCCGTGGCGGCCCAGGGCTGGGACCCGCTCAAGGATGTGAACATCATCGCCCAACCGCCGGAAGTCGCCGGCTCGGCTTTGCAGGCCGGCAAGATCGACGCCCACGCCGACTTCGTGCCGTTCGCCGAACTGTTCCCCAGCCGGGGTTTCGCCCGCAAGATCTACGACGGCGCCCAGGCCGGCGCGCCGACGTTCCATGGGGCGTTGGTGGACCAGGCCTACGCCAGGAAATACCCGGAAATTGTCGTCGCATATTTGCGCGCAACCCTCGAGGCCAACCAGTTGCTGGCCGCAGAGCCGGAGAAGTACAGCGAGCTGATCGCCCAGGTTACCGGGGTCGATGCCGAGGTCAATTATCTGTTCCACGGGCCGCTGGGCGTGCAGACCCGTGACCTGACCTGGAAGCCGGAATACCGGCAAGCCGTCGGCACCGCCATCGACACCCTCAAGCTGCTGAAAAAAGCCGATCGCGGCCTGGACCTCAATACGTTCATCGATGACCAGTACATCCGTGCCGCATTCAAGGCCTCGAACCTGGATTACGACGCACAACTGGGTCACTACGCCCGGACACCGTTGAGCGACGTCGATGCTTCGACCGGGCAGGCGATTACCGACTTCAGCCGCGTGGCCGAGATCTGGGTGCGTGGCGAGCCGAAAGTACGTCACTACGCCTCGGCGCAATCGGCTTTCGCCGCCCTGGCGAGCCTCAAGCAGGAAGGCAAGGGCATCCGTGCGGTCTATGCCCAGGCCAGCGACAGCGGGATCAAGTTGCTGGCCGAGCAGGCGTGGTTCGCCAGTGATGCCCAGGGCCGGCTCAGTGCGTTCCTGCTCAAGGGCCAGGCCGAGCAGTTCGCCGTGCAGCAGGGCGGCAGGGTTCTGGATTTCAGCGAAGCCACGGCCCAAGCCGTAGCCACCCGATAACCTGCCAAATGACCTGTGGGAGCGAGCCTGCTCGCGATGGCGTCAGATCAGTTGGAATTGATGTGACAGGGACACCGCCATCGCGAGCAGGCTCGCTCCCACAGGGATCTCGGTCGAGAGGAAGCATTGTGAATCGATCTTACCTGCGCTGGCTCCCGCGAGCCGCCTCGTTACTGCTCTGCCTGCTGTTCTGGCAACTCGCCGCCAATGGCCACTGGGATCTTGGCCTGGTGACCTTCGCCAACGTCCCGACGCCACTGGCCGTGATCCAGGCCGCGCTTGGGCTGGGGGAATCGGGCAATCTCGCCCGGCACCTGGGTAGCAGCCTGGGCCGGGTCTTTGCCGGTTATGGCGCGGCGGTGTTGATTGGTGTGGCCGTGGGGCTCGCCATCGGTCGTTCGAAATGGGCGGAAGACCTGCTGTTACCGCCGCTGGAAGTCCTGCGCCCGATCCCGGCCGTGGCCTGGATTCCCCTGGCAATCCTGATGTTTCCCTCGTCGGAACTGTCGATGGTGTTCATCACCTTCACCGGCGCGTTGTTTCCGATCCTGCTCAACACCGTGCATGGCGTCGAAGGCGTGGACCGGCGGCTGATCGCGTCGGCCAAAAGCCTGGGGGCCGGGCGCCGGGCGATCCTGCAGGAGGTGATCCTGCCGGGTGCGGCACCGAGCATCATCACCGGCCTGGCCATCGGCATGGGCACGTCCTGGTTCTGCCTGGTGACGGCGGAAATGATCGCCGGCCAGTACGGCATCGGCTACTACACCTGGGCTTCCTACACCGTGCAGAACTACGCCGACATCGTGGTCGGCATGCTGCTCATCGGTGTGCTGGGCATGGGCAGCAGTGTGTTGATCAAGCGCCTGGGCGGGTTGTTCACGCCTTGGCATCGACCCCGAGGAAAAGCCTGATGAGTGTCATGCAAACGCCCGAAGGGCGGATCGATATCCGCCAGTTGTCCATTGTCCTTGGCACGGGAGCCCAGGCGTTCGAAGCCGTCCAGGGTCTCGATTGCCAGCTCGAAGCGGGCCAGTTCGTCTGTGTCCTGGGACCGTCCGGCTGCGGAAAATCCACCTTGCTCGGCGCCTTGGCCGGGCATCTGCAACCGCGTGCCGGTACCCTGAATGTCGACGGTGTGCCGGTGTCCGGTCCGTCGCCCCAGCGGGGCATGGTGTTCCAGCAACACACGTTGTTTCCCTGGCGCAGTGTGCGCGACAACGTCGCTTTCGGCCTGAAGATGCGCGGTCTCGGCAAGGCCGAGCGATACCGCGCCGCCGATGAAATCCTGGCGCTGGTGGGGCTGGAAGGCTTTGCCGGGCATTGGCCGGATCAGCTCTCCGGGGGGATGCAGCAACGGGTGGAAATCGCCCGGGTGCTGGTCAATCGCCCGCGGCTGCTGCTGATGGACGAACCCTTCGGCGCGTTGGATGCCCTGACCCGGTTGCGCATGCAGGAACTGCTCTTGGATATCTGGACGCGCATCCGCACCACCGTGGTGTTCGTCACCCATGACATCGATGAGGCGTTGTTCCTGGCCGACCGCTTGCTGGTGATGAGTCCGCGCCCCGGCCGGATCATCGAGGACCTGCGGCTGGATTTTGCCCGGCCTCGCACGACGGAGCTGGTGACCCATCCCGAGTTCACCCGTTTGAAACGCCACTGCCTCGAGTTGCTGCGCCATGAAGAGGGCCGGCAATTGCCGCGTCTCAATCCCCTCGGGCTTCCTGAAACCTCCTTGCCGCGATTTGCCTTATGACCTCTTTATTCGAAAGCACCGACAACGACGATATTCTCCTCCTGCAACCGCGGCTGATTGACGACGATCCCGGTGTGCGCCGTATTGCCTTGATTGAACTGGCTGATCTTGAGGAGCCCGAAGGCCTGTCGTGGCTGGTGGATCGCCTGGGTCGGGATTCCAGTGCCGAGGTGCGGGCCGAAGCTGCGCGCCTGCTTGAGGCCTGGGAAGATGCGGCGGTGGTCGAGGCCTTGTGCCGGGCCCTGACCGATCCGTCTCCAACCGTACAGAGCGCTGCCGCACAGAGCCTGAGCCTGCTCAAGAGCGAGGCGGCGGGGAGGGTGATCCTGCCCTGGGTCGCCCATGGGGATGTCAGCGTGCGGGTCGCCGCGTTCAGGGCCTTGCGCGAGTTGCGCCTGGTGGACGCAGCACCGGTTGCGATCGCGGCCCTGGCCGATAGCGATGCCGGCGTGCGCCGCGAGGCCGTCGGGGTGCTCGGTTGGCTCAAGCGCCTCGACGCCTTGCCGGCCCTGGCAAGGCTTGCCAGTGACGATCCGGACAGCGAAGTGCGCCGGGCGGCCACCGGCGCCCTTGGCCTGGCTTCGGACCCACAGGTCTTGCCGGCGCTGTGCCGGGCGTTGCGCGACCCGTTCTGGTCGGTGCGCGAAGAGGCGGCCACCACTTTGGGCAAGGTCGGCCACGGCGAGGCCGGCCCGGCCCTGATCGATGCGCTGGCTGACGATTATTGGCAAGTGCGCCTGCGGGCCACCCGCAGCCTTGGCCGCTTGCGCTACGCCCCAGCGTTGCAGTCCTTGATCGATACCCTGGGGCATCCCATCAGCAACCTGCGCAAGGAGGCGGCCCTGGCGTTGGGGGAGTTGCATGATCCAGG belongs to Pseudomonas sp. B21-028 and includes:
- a CDS encoding D-arabinono-1,4-lactone oxidase, with translation MRAPRLIPWRNWSGAQSCLPAARLAPKDLDELVQVITRAEGRIRPVGSGHSFSALVPTDGTLLSLSFFNGLLDHDAASLQAEFGGGTPMSRMGPALKAIGQALPNMADVDYQTLAGAIATSTHGTGKAFGSYASQVVGLQLVTASGEVLDCDANRHPEVFKAGRVSLGALGLVTRVRLQNRAAYRLRERQWVAKTEELLEDVETNTRDNQHWEMQVVTHSDYALSITLNETTDPATPPISPEEEGGNEFVTLIEKLDKYGSDFPAIRRSLLNTLRLVADFDDRVGDSHDIYANARTVRFNEMEYSVPAEQGPACLREILALIRDKNLRSWFPIEYRYVKADDIALSMFEGRDCCSISVHQHYQMDHHNFFAAIEPIFWKYQGRPHWGKLHSLNARALQALYPRWNEFTQVRQALDPSGKFLNGHLSTILGVS
- a CDS encoding transporter, with amino-acid sequence MNPIRTTFALQMTLGLACGCALPALATENGVDNIGPGTDGFFVLPLEVDSLPDNMVAFNLYYNHYKARTFNISSLGGKVPGVEIESTAVIPRIDYLSPLRFAGGRLGIYVAQPWIKQEVALFGMSDTREGMGDTTISPIVLWDMGKNLTLAAAVEITVPTGEYSSDRLANTSNNFYTYKPLFSFTWLPTENTEVSMKTTYSFNQKNKDTDYRSGQIFHFDYSASYRLTDNLRVGFNGYYLKQTTDDKQFGHTVQFAGQDVNDGVRGQVFAIGPALHLTFLKYASAEVRWAKEFDVENRPEGEMLWAKLSIPFEL
- a CDS encoding AraC family transcriptional regulator, whose amino-acid sequence is MQMKVIDPTYELALVSPFLLQTLAEVVADKGFDAASLCRGLGFGLDDLQDPAQRISHRQAVVMIQRALRLLPDQGLGLWVGDRNVLGTLGLLGHVLSLCETLRDAFALGIRYQHTTGGIAVTSVEETAERIMVDATCRLPFAEVQVFAVEEFFASLMVYGRALAGPDFRPQAVEFMHAAPSYALEYQRILGPDVRFGCRYNRMLIDVRWLDVRLPNHHPLALRQALALLDQEAAEVHQKIDLIQAVERAIARDLTRGSHIEKIAGDLNMSSRTLRRRLTEHNLTFEALLEQVRRGRTLSLLANPELSIERITEEVGYSDVRSFRRAFRRWTGMSPSAFRSEGVDAR
- a CDS encoding GntR family transcriptional regulator, with translation MSDNVLALSSVPLHTQLRDVLRARILDGEYPQGSQMPSESELGTLFRVSRITVRQALGDLQKEGLIFKIHGKGTFVAKPKTFQNVSTLQGLAESMTGRGFEVINRLRSFKFIPADKQVAERLGLVEGEPVAQIKRVRLINREPVSLEITYLPKALGERLEKADLVTRDIFLILENDCALTLGHADLAIDAVLADSDLTQALEVEPGSPIMRIERLTHDADGRPLDFEHLYYRGDAFQYRLRIDRQKGTQA
- a CDS encoding fumarate reductase/succinate dehydrogenase flavoprotein subunit produces the protein MTDSAVTGSILEQEYDIVVIGGGTAGPMAAIKAKERNRDLRVLLVDKANVKRSGAISMGMDGLNNAIIPGHSTPEQYTKEITIANDGIVNQAAVYAYATHSFETLSQLDRWGVKFEKDETGDYAVKKVHHMGAYVLPMPEGHDIKKVLYRQLKRARVSITNRLVCTRLLTDAEGAVNGVMGFDCRTADFHVIRAKAVILCCGAAGRLGLPSSGYLMGTYENPTNAGDGYAMAYHAGAELANLECFQINPLIKDYNGPACAYVTGPLGGYTANNKGERFIECDYWSGQMMWEFHQELEGGNGPVFLKLDHLAEETIQNIEDILHSNERPSRGQFHANRGTDYRTQMVEMHISEIGFCSGHSASGVWVNERAETSVKGLYSAGDMAAVPHNYMLGAFTYGWFAGHNAADFVAGRDFSALDAAQIEREKARVYAPLTREHGLPPAQVEYKLRRFVNDYLQPPKVTKKMQIGLQRFSDIQRDLDQIKAHNAHELMRAMEVSVIRDCAEMAARASLFRAESRWGLYHYRVDHPQRNDSEWFCHCHLKKGDDGVMTSFKKAVEPYIIALDADELQAYERLRVGADAA
- a CDS encoding ferredoxin family protein, whose amino-acid sequence is MAYQPQEIFFRSNAPVTVDEDKCIAHKGCTVCVDVCPMDLLAINPATQKAYMAFDECWYCMPCEKDCPTGAVKVEIPYLLR
- a CDS encoding ABC transporter substrate-binding protein, translated to MLRATLAGLVLASLSLSAQAETIRVAIGTQDTTINCAAGGLLIRELGLLDKYLPHDGAYKDARYDIQWKNFTSGAPLTNEMVAGKLDFGAMADFPGAFNGVAFETAGKHSLFISVLSGSIQGSGNGIVVPSASGVQSLAELKGKTISVPFASTAHGMLLRAVAAQGWDPLKDVNIIAQPPEVAGSALQAGKIDAHADFVPFAELFPSRGFARKIYDGAQAGAPTFHGALVDQAYARKYPEIVVAYLRATLEANQLLAAEPEKYSELIAQVTGVDAEVNYLFHGPLGVQTRDLTWKPEYRQAVGTAIDTLKLLKKADRGLDLNTFIDDQYIRAAFKASNLDYDAQLGHYARTPLSDVDASTGQAITDFSRVAEIWVRGEPKVRHYASAQSAFAALASLKQEGKGIRAVYAQASDSGIKLLAEQAWFASDAQGRLSAFLLKGQAEQFAVQQGGRVLDFSEATAQAVATR
- a CDS encoding ABC transporter permease is translated as MNRSYLRWLPRAASLLLCLLFWQLAANGHWDLGLVTFANVPTPLAVIQAALGLGESGNLARHLGSSLGRVFAGYGAAVLIGVAVGLAIGRSKWAEDLLLPPLEVLRPIPAVAWIPLAILMFPSSELSMVFITFTGALFPILLNTVHGVEGVDRRLIASAKSLGAGRRAILQEVILPGAAPSIITGLAIGMGTSWFCLVTAEMIAGQYGIGYYTWASYTVQNYADIVVGMLLIGVLGMGSSVLIKRLGGLFTPWHRPRGKA
- a CDS encoding ABC transporter ATP-binding protein, with translation MSVMQTPEGRIDIRQLSIVLGTGAQAFEAVQGLDCQLEAGQFVCVLGPSGCGKSTLLGALAGHLQPRAGTLNVDGVPVSGPSPQRGMVFQQHTLFPWRSVRDNVAFGLKMRGLGKAERYRAADEILALVGLEGFAGHWPDQLSGGMQQRVEIARVLVNRPRLLLMDEPFGALDALTRLRMQELLLDIWTRIRTTVVFVTHDIDEALFLADRLLVMSPRPGRIIEDLRLDFARPRTTELVTHPEFTRLKRHCLELLRHEEGRQLPRLNPLGLPETSLPRFAL